The sequence below is a genomic window from Lolium perenne isolate Kyuss_39 chromosome 4, Kyuss_2.0, whole genome shotgun sequence.
GACTCCTtgttttcgtccggattaggcctttcatccgtccggggaacccaggccatccccggatccccggggagcgctcggggactccggacgagagaaaagcgCGGAAACCGTCTGGTGGCCCCGACCTATCGACGATAAAGGCCTGGgtttctacggcaataccctcgtcttcccgatataCGTTTCGGAGGAAATTTGTaattctacggcaataccctcgttgaACGAAAGATTTGAACAAactcaagtggtgcaacatagacaaattatatataaaacttcgaataaacataaaaattacatataaaaacttaaaacaaacttaaactacttcttcttcctagatggccccgcctcatcgtcgtggcggcgacgcttccggctcgtcacctcctcgtcggaggaagttgagtcctcctcGTCATCGAAGGTGGTCGCCGGCTACGCCTTCGCCTTCGCCCGGGCCGCCgcgtcttcatcctcctcctcctcctcctcctcgacctTTTCCTTGGCCTGCTCCTCGGCCTCttcgtcctcttcctcgtcgtcatcccattcgtcctcgctggtcggcggcggggaatcgtcgctgctggacgatgcagctcGATCCCACCAATGGCGCTTTCCAGGCGGCGTCCCCTCACTGTCGGTGTCTGATGGCCAAGagagatcgctcatggttgacataggatggtgacgagagaatagatgaatggcgtcgaccgtcggaaaccgtatatgtaggtctaTCGACGAAGAGAGCGACGATTGCTAttccgcggagttcgtgctccattacggcgaTTCTCGTGTCGAGGCCACTTCGACTGTTCCCGACGAGGCGTTTGGGCTCCCCAGACCACTTCGCCGACCATTACGGtggttcaatgcgtcgagggcACTCTGATGGTTGCCCTTCCCGGCGACTGCaccgtcgctatgcacgcggtgggtgaGCGTCATAAGGCGACCATGGGCTCGCCACCGGGAAAATGGGCCTCTCCAGACCAAAAAATACATCCATCCGACGCTAAATAGCACCGGATTTCGTCCTAGGGAGCCCAAACGGCTGGGATGCTCTTACCTTATCCATTGTCTGACAAGCAGGTCTCGCAACTCGCCACATTACATCACACTAACAACATTAGTGCCATCTCTGGGCCACTAAATCATATTTAGTTACCGCAAAATAGGTATTCCGAACGCGGTGACCAAAATCGCTTGGTCGACAAGCACAAGTATCATAGCTGCATTTAACTCCCAATTTTATTGATTTTTTTGGTCGGTAACTCCCAATTTCATTGAGAAGTCATTTGGAAGCCAGCCTTTCATTtcgtttgtagcattttgaaatgaatacatgtattcatttcatttacattgtaattgTAGAAATGaacacttgtttggttgccacaggaattgcaaatgacagcagaattccatattgaatttgtaaatggcttccatagagaaacgcaaatgacaggtctcagctcggaattgtgtttacccatggtgtcattttgctggatttcctaaatgaaatgacTGCCCAATTCTatggcaaccaaacagcccatCTATGAAATTctaaaatgaattccaggattttaggcccaaatgatggataccaaacgacctgAGATATTTTGCAAGACACAAATCATTTCTTTAGGGGTACAAGATATGCAATCCTTGTTGTACGGGAGATTagagaaaggagttttttcattcTAAATTTGGGGAGTTCACTCTTTGGGCTGTCCTTGTCCTCATGTGGAGACGTGGAGCTTACCGTCAAGTTAAACCCTAGCAAAAATTGACAAAACATGTTCCAAACAAACTTCTCAATATCCTTTAGTTAAATGTTTTTCTTAAAGATCAATCAACTCTTTAGTGGGTGGGTGCTGACGCAGAGATATTTTAGTTGTGCACACTATTTTCTTAGTTATAAATTGATTTTTTTAGTTACCTCATGGTTGTAACTGGATTTTTTTAGTTGCATTTAGCGTGGAAACTGATCCAATACGGATTGAATGGTGCTCTTCCCATATATGTTTCAATATTTTTAAAACGAATGAGGAAGcgaatatggatgtcaaatacgaATGCGGAGCGGATGTTACTTGAATGCCGATGTGGATCGGATGTTTTCTCAATTTCGAATGGACATGAATAACAAAGTAATAGTTTTGTATCTTATAGTGAGTCAACTATATAATGATAATAATAGTAGTTTCAAGTTCAATCATAGAAAAACTACATTTTGATCACTTTGCTAGTATTTTGGTTAAATAATTGGCATACCGGGATAGAATCTACTAAACTAACATAATTTATTCAGATGTAGATATATCCATTTCCATATCCATATTTAGTTTAAAATCCAATACTTTATTTTTTTGTATTTGTAAAACAAATCTTGATACTTGCCATATTTATTTTCGTGTTTGTTTGTACTCGGATATTACCATGACTATTTTTAATTTTTCGAACAGGAATGCCATATCATTCTGATTATCCACTACCAATATTTATTCCTAGTTGTATTGTGATTGCGGTGGAATTCTTCTTTTGCAAACGTGCAAAATCATTCAAATGAGAATTAAGCTAATTCTCATTCGAACGAGCCCTAGGTGGACCAGATGATCTTACATGTTTTCCCACAATAACTTGGAAATTAGGAGTGTAAAGTTTAGGTTTCGTTACGAAGCATGTGATCGATGCAAAGCATAGATACATGGTCAGTTCTGTGAGATGGATTAATACTGTATTCTGTGAGATGGTCAGTTCACCGGACGAGCGCCGACTCAGGGCGCACCTCAAACACGCTTACCTGGGCTTGGCTTCGCTTGAACGCACTATGGCAAGGCAGCGGGCCAAGATCGCGTGGCTGAAAGAGGGGGACGCCAACACGGCCTTCTTCCATCAACACGCGGCATACCGTCGCCAGAAAAATGTGATCCACAGTCTGCAGGTGGGTGGCGCGGTCATTTCTGACCAGGCAGCCATGGCTGAAGCTGCTTTTACGCACTTTGAGGGCCTGCTCGGCACCTCGGTGGAGAGACAGCACTCACTGGACCTGGACTTCCTGGATATCCACTCTGAGGATCTCGCAGAGCTGGAGGCGGCGTTCACGGAGGATGAGATTTGGGAGGTGATTCGGCGACTGCCAGCAGGCAAGGCGCCGGGGCCCGACGGGTTCACGGCTGAATTCCTTCAGAAGTGCTGGGGAGTGATTAAGGGTGACTTCATGGCAGCCTTCGACAAGCTGTTCACGTTGTGCGGGCGCGGGTTTCAAGGTCTCAACCAGGCCTTGCTGACCCTGCTGCCCAAGCGCCCGGATGCGGCTGCGCTTGGCGACTACCGCCCAATCAGCTTGATCCATATTTTTGCCAAGCTGGTCGCGAAGGTGCTCGCCACTCGTCTAGCCCCTAGGATGGAGTCGCTGGTAGACCGTAACCAATGCGCGTTCATTCGCAAGCGTTGTATCCACGACAACTTCATGTTGGTCCAGCAGACTGCTCGATTCTTACACCGGGAGAAGGAGCCGCGGGTGATGCTCAAGTTGGACATTGCTCGCGCCTTCGACTCCGTTTCCTGGGGTTTCCTGCTGGAAATCCTTCGCAAGCTAGGGTTTGGGCCTAGGTTCCGCGAACTAGTGTCCATCCTCCTATCCACGGCGAGTACCCGGGTGATGCTCAATGGCGAGCCAGGCCCCCCGATTTGGCACCGGCGGGGCCTCAGACAGGGAGACCCCCTGTCGCCAGCGCTGTTCGTCCTGATGATGAACACCCTCAATAGGTTGTTGGCTAAGGCGATCGAGCTTGGGGTGCTGCGGCGCTTAGCACGACGAGAGTTAGCGACGTCTGTGTCACTCTACGCGGATGATGTGGTGATCTTCTGTCACGCCGATGAGATGGAACTACGCGCGGTGCGTGGGATCCTGGAGCTCTTTGGCCATGTATCGGGGTTGCGCACCAACTTCGCCAAGTGCTCGGTCTCCCCAATCGCCTGTACGGAGGACGAGGCTGCGGGCGCTGCTGAGCTCATGGAGTGTCAGCTAGCGCCGTTTCCGGTGAGATACCTTGGCATCCCGCTGTCCATTAGGAGGCTGACGGCTGAAGCATTCCAGCCCCTCTTAGACCGTCTAGCCGACAAGCTACCTACCTGGAGGGCATCGATGATGCCTCGGGCAGGACGCTTGGCGCTAATCCGTGCGGTTCTCGCAGCGATACCGTTGCACCAGCTGATGGTGCTCTGTCTTGATAAGAAAGCACTCAAGCAGGTCAATAAAATCTTGCGAGGATTCCTTTGGGTTGGTAGGGCTGACGCCAATGGCGGACATTGCCACGTCAACTGGGCGAGGGTGTGTAGGCCGTTGCGGTTGGGGGGGCTAGGTATCCCAGATCTCGCACGAACGGCCATCAGCCTCAGGGTGCGCTGGATCTGGAGGATGCATACCGACCCCCTGCGACCTTGGCGCGGTTTGGACATGCATTTCTCCAAAACAGAACTGGATGTCTTCGCGGCCTCTACCTACATGGTAGTAGGCAACGGGGAATCCTCCCTCTTCTGGGAGGACAGATGGCTGGATGGCAAGTCCATCAAGGAGATGGCGCCGGAGGTATATGCTTTGGTTCCAAAGCGCCGAAGAAAGACGCGCACGGTCCGTGAAGCGCTGCTTAACCGCAGCTGGATCCCCGATATTGTAGGTGCACCGAGCGCCCTAGCACTGTGGCAATACGTCCAGCTATGGGGTAGACTCAGGGACATCCAACTATTGGGGGACGCGGACAGGTTGGTTTGGCGTTGGACGACGGATGGACAGTATTCAGCTGGATCCTGCTACGATACCCTTTTTCAGGGGTCAATCATCTCAGGGTCCTGGAAGCTCATCTGGAAATCCTGGGCGCCACCAAGGGTGAAATTCTTTATCTGGTTGGCCTGCCTCGACAGGTGTTGGACGGGTGAGAGACTGGCACGGCGGGGGCTGCCGCACGCGCCGAGATGCCCGTTGTGTGATCAGTCTACCGAGACCATGAGGCACCTTCTTACAGGATGTTCCTTCTCGAGGACAGTGTGGTTTGAAGTCCTGTCGTGGATCCGATCCACCTCAGGCCCACCCACGGCTGAGGGTgacttcgcggagtggtggtcgctGGTGGTGCGGACCACCCCTCGCCAGCTGCGCAAGGGCACGTCGTCGGTTATCATGCTCACGGCATGGTGGATTTGGAAACACCGGAACGCTGCGGTCTTTGACAATGCGCGACCTTCGGTGGCATCCGTGTTCAACGACATCGCTGCCGACGCGAGGCTTTGGGCGGACGCGGGAGCCCGGGGTGTGCGCCAGCTACTCCCCTAGTctaggtttttcctttttcttgggtCGAGTTGTACGGCGTGGTGTGTCCGTCCCTCGGACTTGTATATAAACTCTCtttttctatcaatgcatcgaaacgcaaggcttttgcgttttcgcgaaaaaaaagTGTTTCGTTCATTTACACAAGGTTATGTATACGAAGGGATCACGGGTACGCGAATCATACATGTCAACAATCttcgaaaaaaaaaaacaatctTCGGGGAAAAAGAAGCAAGCAAAAGGCCCGTGTATGTACAGCTAGCCTACCAGCTCTCCGCCGGTTCGAGGTAGTGCTGCAGCGACGTCACCTTCTTCTTGCTCCTGAGCTTCCGGAACGCGACCATCTCGATCTGCCGGATCCTCTCCCTGCTCACCCCCATCAGCTGCCCGATGTCATGCAGTGTCCTCGCCCTGCCGTCGTCCATCCCGAACCTGTACCTGATCACCTCCCTCTCGCGAGGGCTCAGGCTACCCAGCGCCTTGTCCACATCTTTCTTCATGAACCATCTGTGCAGCGTCTCCTCCGCCGTCTCCGTGCTCGTGTCTGCCATGATCTCCTGTATAGGGTTTTGGGTTCAGTAGCCATCAATACAATGATTCAGGTCATGAGGTGGATGGCATTCAGAAATCAGAAAGTGGTTTGCAGAGCGAGGGGAGCAGACCTGGTAGGTCACGTCCGTGCTCCCGACCTTGCCCGTCAGGGATACGCTGTACCTTGGGAGGCACATTGCTGCTTCGACCCGTCTGGTTGTCATGCCCGTGTCTGACGCAATTTCTTCGTTCGTGGGTAGCCTATTCAGCTCCCGGCGGAGTCGTCGTCGGCATTCCTTCACTCGCGAACTTGCTTCGGCCATGTGTGCCTGCAACATGACAGAATGTTTTAGTATAAGCGCAAAACCATCTCAACTTGAGATCATTGCTAGGCTTATACCACCAGCAACCTCAAAACTGCGTTGGTTTACAAAGATCCAGAACGAACATAGTTCTTCGCTTTTTTCAATTAATCCCTGGTTAGTAGTCCCATGAGTtacggaggtggcgttttggctcataggagcaaatgctcccattatataaaataattaaaaattaattttaaaattgtcaaaaaaaattgacataaatattttggtgtacatcgtgacattctatgttcgtacacaagttttcgtggaaaaacaacattttgtgtggtgtgcacaaaaagacaaaaaaatataCTGTAAGTAGTCgtgttacaacatcaaaatttgtcttttttacaggagccacagaaAAAAATTCTTTTTTTGAAAAtttgtgtaccaacataaaatgtctagatgtacatgtaaaaatttagtttagaattttttgacacttagaaatgtggattcacataatgggagcaaatgctcctatgagccaaagtgcatttcccCATAAGTTACGACCTAATATACATCATTAGTATCTTTTTGCGAATTAATATAAACAGAAAATATCAGGTTTATATTGGTTACGAGATATCATGTTATTTCATCAACTAGGCTGTGTCATAACCTTGAATCATGTTAATTCATACTTCATATACTCTGAAGTCTGAATCATGAAACAGATAGAAAGCCATGGCatgatgtttttatttttttgagaaTTCAACTATCGCAGGATGTTATTTGGTATGTATCATCGTGAGTACTGATTGCTAAATGTGCTTTCATCAAGATCGAGAATTTAACGGTGAAGGTATGAGGAGAAAGAGGACGTACTGGCAAGCGAATAATTTGGGTTTGTTCTAAAACAGACTTGCGTATTGCTTGCTTGATCCACCAGTGAGAATATGTAGAGAATCTAAAACCCTTGGAAGCATCAAACTTTTCAGCGCCCCTTATTAGGCCCTGCATTCCTTCCTGTATTGAAGAAGACAAAATGACAATGCAAATCAGAACCATTTCCTTCCGAAGAAATATATTTTAGTCATGAAGAGATTCTGTTGAAATGAACAAGCATATATACCTGAATAAGATCAGAAAACTCTGTCCCAGGGCCTTCAAACTCTTTGGCTATCGAGATTACAAGCCGCACATTTGATTTGACCATCATGTTCTTGCAGTAAATTCCATAGCTGAGACGTTTCCGCAAAGTGTGCTCATCGGTGCCAGCTGCTGCTGCCCATTGACCGAAGGTCGGTTCACCACCGTTGTAGTGTGCAACCTCCTTTTGGACAGCCTCCAACTTCAGTAGATCCTGGGTCAGTTCACGAAAACCACACAAGGTAAATTCAATCAGATACCAGCAACAGGGTAGCAGTATTTGGTATGTTTGCATATAACATCATATAAAACCACACATGGTAAATTTAATCAGCCAGATATCAGCAACAGGGTAGCAGTATTTGGTATGTTTGCATATAACATCATAAAACCACATATGTCCTTCACATTCTGTTAGTTCTCATTACCTGAATGCCTTCCGACAACTCAACTTCTTGCTTCGCTGTGAGAAGTCTCCGTGCCGACATCTTATAGAAGCAGCCCATGGGATTCCGGCAACCCTTCAGGCCCTTCTTCCTCGAGGAGGCCGTGACAGGCCTCCGGTCACTGAAAGATTTAGCCAGCTTCGTCGCCGCCCGCACTCTACGAGCTCTTCTCTCTACTTGACGCGCCGACTTGACAGCCACGCCCGGGGCGCCCTGCTCATCGTCGTCCGACTCTGACTCGTCGCTGAAGATGCTGACAAACCCCGCGTCGTCCAGCAAACTGGTGTCGGCGTACCGCGACCGGGCATCGGCACGAAGGAACTCTCTTGCCAAGTAGTTGTCCTCCGGTACGTTGTGGCTGTCGACGTCGGCTGGCCGGTGCTCGGTTCGCGCCATCCGGGCAACTTCTCCGGCGACCTCCGCGGCTGCTCGGGCTAGCGCCACGGCCTCCGCGGCTGCGGCCGTCACCACCGCTTCTTGGTTCAGAATCGCCTGGCCAAAATCTCCCTGGTTCCAGTATCCAACGCAAGAAAGACAGACTTATTTCAGCATATAAAGCCCAAACTTCACGATTGAATGCACAAAATATATTTCGGTGCGTGCGTCGCAGCATTAGCACCGTACATGTAACTAGGTAAGTAGACATTACCGGGAGGTTCATGTTGCCAGAAGGGTCGTAGACGAGCCGGCGACCTCCGGCGGCTAGGGACTCCAAGCGCTCGGCCTCGAGGACGGCCGCAGAGGACATCGCGCAGTGGACCCTCCCTGTCCGGAAGCTGCCGGTTCCGACgcagccgcctccgccgccgccgggctCCCTGAACACCGTCGCCCGGGTGGAAGGGGGCCACTTGAACTGCGGCGCCAGGCACGACGACATCACTGAGTAAGCCGCAAATGCGCGCGCTTCGTGCTGCCGAGCTAGCTCCTGTTGCGTATGGAGGTTGTGTTAGCTAGTGTGGAACGCATGGCGGTGCGGGAGCGCGGTGAGGTGCGGCCGTACGGTGGTGGAAGAAGCGGGAGGGCGGGCGCTGCTCGGGAGGAGGAAGGGGATAAGAGAGGACAGGATCGTGAGGGAGAGCGGTGGCCACCGCCGCGTCTTGGGCCGGGGATGAGCGACCAGTCTCAGCGGTGGCTCTGCCCGGTCCAGTGTCAAGACTTTGGGATATTTTGGGTCCGCAGTTTGGATGAGGCTTTGGAGAAAAAAATGTTGTATCCTCACGGTTTGTAGCAAGTGCTAGATTATTAGTCAATTTTTTGAGTGAGTTTAATTACTGAATGCAACATGATACAGGCACTAGCCAACTTAACCACATGAATAATGCTGAGCATATCTATCAGATATGCATATTGAACAAGAATTTGTGTAAGATAAGGGAGGATGAGCACGTACATCGAGACCTGCAAGATCGCCACACCAGCTTCGTTGTTGAGGATGCCCATGGTGTTAAACGGGTCGCCAAATTGGGTCGCCAAATTTGCAGAGATCAGCGAGGAATCAGCAAACTGGCTAGGGAGAAGTAAGCCGGCAATGAAGAGCTTAAACAACAGCGAGCAGTTCCGCCGAGATGCTCCCAAAAAATTTATCACTAGTATCTCGGcgtaggatctcaacggacgggatTTTGGAGGCATAATCTCCCGGACAACCGTGCACGCAGTTATCGGGATGAGAAAGACTAGAGAGCATCGTAGCAAAAGGAATCGGTCGCGAGAAAGAGAGAGAAGGAAATGGAGAACTCTAGATTCGTTATGTCTTTCGTTTCCTGGTATAGAGGGGAGACGCATATTGTGACGCTACATGTTGAAAGAGAGGGACACACACGTATGCTGATCGTACCTAACTTAATTGGTGCACCAAGAAAAAAATAAGTCTTTCATTAATCGAGCTCAATTCAGACGACTCCACTATTCTAAAATCGTCTGAGATGCTGATTTATCGGCCGATTTATCGTAAATCGGGTAGTAAACGATAAGATTTTGGCATATCGGCCAGTTTATCACCCCACCGATATTTCGACCGATTTTCTGTATGAAAGCCGATATTTCGCCCGATTTTCACTCTTCAGGCCGATATTTTAGATTATTTTCAGTGAAATTTCAATGACATTTAGTATGGCAGTCGATATTTTCATCCTAGGATTTTATAGTATTGTGCATTAGCACAAATTTTCCAGTATTATTGATTCAAATGCAAGGAATCAAGGTAATAATTATGAGCAATGCTTAAATATTATTTTTTGCATAGCATATTATAGAAAATTTAGTGTCAAAAATAAGGATTTACAAAAAATAAACCGATAAATGGATGGCCGGTAAAATCGATTAATCGGCCAATAAGCGATTAATCTTCATTTTAAGACCGGCCGATTTCTTAAACATTACGCGACTTACACGTGCACGTGTCGAGGACGAGTGCGCGTGAAATCCTCAGCGCACTTAAGTAATGGAGCTTGAACTATTGTCCTTATAAGCTGCTAAAAGTCTCTCCCAACTGACAATGTAGGACTAAAAAAAATTTCTTTCCATTTTAGATGGACCTTAAAATTTTAGAACTAGATGGTACCCCGCGGCGGGAAAGTTTTGATTAAATTATAATCTCACTAacataagtaaagtaaaacagtgAGCTAATGGAAGAGTATTCGGACTGTAGTTGACGAAAACATCTGTTAGGCAAAAGTATCAATCATCAAACAGACATTTCCTTTTATAGCAGCATAGCAGTTTAGAAAATAAATAGTGGTGATGTAGTAGATGCTATGCTTGGCCGGGGCCTGATgctctccgtcggtagccatggaggattcggtggagcggtggcggcctccgGCCCCGGTGACGGTTCTGcggtggtacgcatgatccgcgccgccgtcttcttccgtggtgatccggcaggagggactggcggcgtgggggctgctggtcttgctttgtttttggtggcggtcctcgggtttctcgcaagcgaagatgaagatctaccggaggtcagtttgctttgatctggctggagagatgagttccggaaagctccgctggcgaatggaacagtgcatattttgcctgcagtttgctggatcgggtggtattcggtcgcgcgcacccatgtttttattccgaccgtttggttccggagggagcgccgcgaagctatattctgtgttgacatctggtgactttttggtccatggtgaagtcagaagaaggaatatcatgaaggccggattggtggactgactaaaggaggttcgagtcaacgtgatgctgagggatctgcttggctttccgggcttgcagcagtggtatgcatgtgggggcggcagcacaggggaagttcagagtcttacctctcagggtgaaaacccaagatctggccttaactggttgtgcctggcaatattcttgttggaggcattgttttgagagtgggaactatcttcagggagaaatcctaagacctttggtcgggcgacgacagcgctggtgcactgtttccttcttggaggcgtcgcttttggagagtctgtacttcaggtgttgtcacggtggtggttgtattgctgttgctaggtctagaaggctgtagcgggactttttttttcttagttttcttctcttttttggctgtgtgcatccgtactgccattagggtggggcgttgttgcagaggctgggtgtaattggtatcttttgatattaatatattccctttatcgaaaaaaaaagtaGATGCTATGCTTTATGTCCAACTAAACATCCAGTAGAAGAAATTCATAAAAGGGAACAAAAGAAATTCTTGGGACAACGTAATGTACTTCCCTGTTATAAGTAAAGATTGATTTGTATCACAGACATAAGAGAAAGCAAACTGAGCATGCATGTTTACTCTTCCCATGTACGACAATATTAGACAAAACCTCAACTGAATATCTAGGAAATTTGTACTGAAAAAATATATCAACTTATTGGACAAAGGATGCCACCATTTTGACTCTTTGATCTGTCCATCCTCGCTGACTTGGTAAGTATCATCAAGGAAAGGTAACATATTCAGTAGTGCCTAGATTAGTTCTGTGTTTGGAAGAAATCATATGCATTGTGGGTATCAGGCCATCATTATTTGTCCTGCCAAAAAAAATTGAAGACAAACATTCGGTGAAAATAATAGGTGTGAAGAGGTAGCCCACAACTTTAACATCTTATAGGTGGTATGTTCTATGAAATATTTGCAAAAAATAAAACACAAAGAAGACTATTGACAAAGGCGAGGGTGCAAGAAGGTCGAATGCTAGAAGTTATATTGATTGTTTTCAGTCGCTACACTGCACAGTTTAACGAAAAAAAAGTTCTTATTAGTTTGATCAGCTATGCTGAAATAACTATTTTATGTTAGAACATACCAGTTCGTATATTTATAGGCAAAAATCTTTGAACAGCTGAGGTAGTTTCTTAGATTCAAGCACAAAGGATTAGTTTGGATTCCTCCTTTTCCTACACATTCAAATAGGATCAACTGCTCATTAAATTGGTGATTTTTGTCCAAGATATAAAAACTGAAACCTTTGGTGATACCTACATTTGGAAAGTGGAGAAAACCAAAAACGTGTGATGAGTAATCTTTTCCATGCTAAATTAGTTATTGGTCTCCTAAATAAACCAAATTGTAACTTGTCAATGAAGTGTAGGAGTCTCTGAAGTAGGATGAGCACGTGTGTACTGAAGCCGAGGAAACACATACCTGATGCCGATGTCGATGACGGGTGACAGGCGACTGCCAAAACTAAAAACATTAAATAATAATCATTCATTCTTAATTGCTTTCTTAGCTGATATAGAAGAAATAAAGAGATAGCTATACCTCCTATGTCAACCTTCTCTCATGACTGGATGAGAATGCGTGTGTAAAGTAGCATCTTCCACCTGAACTGGGTGACTGGTCTACCCAAAAAACTGATGTCGACACAGACCAAGAATGTAAATACAACTCTGAAACCCAAGTACAGGGACTGAAAATCCAATACGCACAGCACTTTCCACGATGTTAGCAGGGGGCACACTGGATTTCCATGGCAACACGGGTAGGATTTTAAACATGCAGGCGGCGACTCCTCAGTTCAACGCTGCAGTTTCTTGCGCATTTTTACGGCAATGATGGTTAATGACTGCTGGGCTGAATTGGGCGGTTTCAGGAGCATTTGTGGCGAGGAAGCCGTAGGTTGCGGCGGAGAGCACCAGGAACATGAACGGCCGCCGACTCTTTCCGAGGAACAGTGTCGAGCGAGTAAATGGCTCAATGCGATACGCCTTCTCCAAAACA
It includes:
- the LOC127296035 gene encoding RNA polymerase sigma factor sigB, which gives rise to MSSCLAPQFKWPPSTRATVFREPGGGGGGCVGTGSFRTGRVHCAMSSAAVLEAERLESLAAGGRRLVYDPSGNMNLPGDFGQAILNQEAVVTAAAAEAVALARAAAEVAGEVARMARTEHRPADVDSHNVPEDNYLAREFLRADARSRYADTSLLDDAGFVSIFSDESESDDDEQGAPGVAVKSARQVERRARRVRAATKLAKSFSDRRPVTASSRKKGLKGCRNPMGCFYKMSARRLLTAKQEVELSEGIQDLLKLEAVQKEVAHYNGGEPTFGQWAAAAGTDEHTLRKRLSYGIYCKNMMVKSNVRLVISIAKEFEGPGTEFSDLIQEGMQGLIRGAEKFDASKGFRFSTYSHWWIKQAIRKSVLEQTQIIRLPAHMAEASSRVKECRRRLRRELNRLPTNEEIASDTGMTTRRVEAAMCLPRYSVSLTGKVGSTDVTYQEIMADTSTETAEETLHRWFMKKDVDKALGSLSPREREVIRYRFGMDDGRARTLHDIGQLMGVSRERIRQIEMVAFRKLRSKKKVTSLQHYLEPAESW